A single window of Plasmodium reichenowi strain SY57 chromosome 14, whole genome shotgun sequence DNA harbors:
- a CDS encoding glycerophosphodiester phosphodiesterase, putative, whose protein sequence is MIYFLLFIYIVSLLKTIEMSSPSASIVGHRGCGSSTAGGISRYPENSLFSFKKALDENVDGVELDVWLTKDNQVIVLHGTEDGLLGHTLLCNKDCENKNIEELNLDEIQKYHFKEPWILNHGKTFNEDNYELNNNQKTYSSLTEQEKLEKENEYGNFDKAYINLEEHEDIEKLINEKFLNNFYNLNNKNNYEEPINDTEYIEKEKKIFEEYNLDTNINTEEDYINSIKCSHCKDIYKKYMMPKTHYHLKKKQLLFKFISMFYHVPLLENLLNLYKNKLTYDIELKGNKEDLGLYILNILQNYKDYKFKFSSFNWLLQYNDIQEKIHKQENINSFNYEAYPFYNVDRIDLLKVLRNNKLNIPVALLFSDDEIMPDINTILYTMKYYNAQWAHFSFRLKKNSIVVHSNPSNITIPIEDFIKIFHNNNKKIMIYWGTEDNDKADDIFSYIKLDADSLCPNDIVLAKYVLQGIKENDTI, encoded by the coding sequence atgatatattttttgctttttatttatatcgTTTCCCTTCTAAAAACGATTGAAATGAGTTCACCTAGTGCATCAATCGTTGGTCATAGAGGGTGTGGTTCTAGTACAGCTGGTGGTATATCTCGATATCCTGAGAATTCTCTCTTCTCTTTTAAAAAGGCCTTAGACGAAAATGTTGACGGAGTAGAATTGGATGTATGGCTAACGAAAGATAATCAAGTTATTGTATTGCATGGTACTGAAGATGGATTACTTGGTCATACtttattatgtaataaaGATTGTGAAAATAAGAACATTGAAGAATTAAATTTAGATGAGATACaaaaatatcattttaAAGAACCATGGATATTAAACCATGGAAAAACATTTAATGAAGATAATTATGAATTAAACAATAATCAGAAAACATATTCTTCCTTAACAGAACAAgaaaaattagaaaaagaaaatgaatatGGAAATTTTGATAAAGCTTATATTAATTTAGAAGAACATGAAgatatagaaaaattaataaatgagaaatttttaaataatttttacaacctcaataataaaaataattatgagGAACCTATTAATGATACCgaatatattgaaaaagagaaaaaaatttttgaGGAATATAACCTTgatacaaatataaatactgAAGAAGACTATATAAATTCTATAAAATGTTCACATTGTAaagatatttataaaaaatatatgatgCCCAAAACtcattatcatttaaaaaaaaaacaattattattcaaattCATTTCTATGTTTTATCATGTACCCTTATTagaaaatttattaaacctttataaaaataaattaacTTATGATATTGAACTTAAAGGTAACAAAGAAGATCTGGgactttatatattaaatattttacaaaattataaagattataaatttaaattcaGTTCATTTAATTGGCTCTTAcaatataatgatattcAAGAAAAAATACACAAGCAGGAAAATATCAACAGTTTTAATTACGAAGCGTACCCATTTTATAATGTAGATAGAATTGACTTATTAAAAGTTTTAAGAAACAATAAACTTAATATTCCTGTAGCACTTCTTTTCTCAGATGATGAAATCATGCCAGATATAAATACTATATTATACActatgaaatattataatgcTCAATGGGCACATTTTTCATTTAgacttaaaaaaaattccaTAGTTGTTCATAGTAATCCATCAAATATAACTATACCTATAGAagattttattaaaatatttcataataataataaaaaaattatgatatattgGGGTACAGAAGATAATGACAAAGCAGATGATATCTTTTCTTACATAAAACTAGATGCAGATTCTTTATGTCCAAATGATATTGTACTAGCCAAATATGTTTTGCAAGGTATAAAAGAAAACGAcacaatataa